The Panthera leo isolate Ple1 chromosome C2, P.leo_Ple1_pat1.1, whole genome shotgun sequence genome window below encodes:
- the NKTR gene encoding NK-tumor recognition protein isoform X11 — protein MGAQDRPQCHFDIEINREPVGRIMFQLFSDICPKTCKNFLCLCSGEKGLGKTTGKKLCYKGSTFHRVVKNFMIQGGDFSEGNGKGGESIYGGYFKDENFILKHDRAFLLSMANRGKHTNGSQFFITTKPAPHLDGVHVVFGLVISGFEVIEQIENLKTDAASRPYADVRVIDCGVLATKSSKDVFEKKRKKPTHSEDSGSSSNSSSSSESSSESEIEHERSRRRKHKRRPKVKHSKKRRKEASSSEEPRNKHIMSPKGYSERSDTNEKRSVDSNAKREKPVVRPEEIPPVPENRFLLRRDMPLVTVEPEPKSLLTPVIWCC, from the exons ttgGTCGCATTATGTTTCAGCTCTTCTCAGACATATGTCCAAAAACATGCAAAAACTTCCTTTGCCTATGCTCAG gaGAGAAAGGCCTTGGGAAAACAACTGGGAAGAAGTTATGTTATAAAGGTTCCACATTCCATCGTGTGGTTAAAAACTTTATGATTCAGGGTGGGGACTTCAGCGAAG GTAATGGAAAAGGTGGAGAATCAATTTATGGTGGATATTTTAAAG ATGAAAACTTTATTCTCAAACATGACAGAGCGTTCCTTTTGTCAATGGCAAATCGAGGGAAACATACCAATGGTTCCCAGTTTTTCAT TACTACCAAACCTGCTCCACACTTGGATGG GGTGCATGTCGTCTTTGGATTGGTTATTTCTGGTTTTGAAGTAATTGAACAGATTGAAAATCTGAAAACCGATGCTGCAAGCAGACCTTATGCAGATGTGCGAGTAATTGACTGTGGGGTGCTTGCCACAAAATCATCAAAAGATG tttttgagaaaaaaaggaagaaaccaacTCATTCAGAAGACTCGGGTTCCTCTTCcaattcctcttcctcttcagaaTCTTCTTCAGAAAGTGAAATTGAACatgagagaagcagaaggaggaaacATAAGAGGAGGCCAAAAGTTAAGCATTCTAAAAAGAGACGAAAGGAAGCAAGCAGTTCCGAAGAGCCAAGGAATAAACATATAATGAGCCCAAAAGG TTACTCTGAGAGGAGTGATACCAATGAAAAAAGGTCAGTTGATTCAAATGCTAAAAGGGAAAAGCCTGTGGTCCGACCAGAAGAGATTCCCCCGGTTCCAGAGAACCGATTTTTACTGAGAAGAGATATGCCTCTTGTCACAGTGGAACCTGAACC aaaaagtttgctgacccctgttaTCTGGTGTTGTTAA
- the NKTR gene encoding NK-tumor recognition protein isoform X12, protein MGAQDRPQCHFDIEINREPVGRIMFQLFSDICPKTCKNFLCLCSGEKGLGKTTGKKLCYKGSTFHRVVKNFMIQGGDFSEGNGKGGESIYGGYFKDENFILKHDRAFLLSMANRGKHTNGSQFFITTKPAPHLDGVHVVFGLVISGFEVIEQIENLKTDAASRPYADVRVIDCGVLATKSSKDVFEKKRKKPTHSEDSGSSSNSSSSSESSSESEIEHERSRRRKHKRRPKVKHSKKRRKEASSSEEPRNKHIMSPKG, encoded by the exons ttgGTCGCATTATGTTTCAGCTCTTCTCAGACATATGTCCAAAAACATGCAAAAACTTCCTTTGCCTATGCTCAG gaGAGAAAGGCCTTGGGAAAACAACTGGGAAGAAGTTATGTTATAAAGGTTCCACATTCCATCGTGTGGTTAAAAACTTTATGATTCAGGGTGGGGACTTCAGCGAAG GTAATGGAAAAGGTGGAGAATCAATTTATGGTGGATATTTTAAAG ATGAAAACTTTATTCTCAAACATGACAGAGCGTTCCTTTTGTCAATGGCAAATCGAGGGAAACATACCAATGGTTCCCAGTTTTTCAT TACTACCAAACCTGCTCCACACTTGGATGG GGTGCATGTCGTCTTTGGATTGGTTATTTCTGGTTTTGAAGTAATTGAACAGATTGAAAATCTGAAAACCGATGCTGCAAGCAGACCTTATGCAGATGTGCGAGTAATTGACTGTGGGGTGCTTGCCACAAAATCATCAAAAGATG tttttgagaaaaaaaggaagaaaccaacTCATTCAGAAGACTCGGGTTCCTCTTCcaattcctcttcctcttcagaaTCTTCTTCAGAAAGTGAAATTGAACatgagagaagcagaaggaggaaacATAAGAGGAGGCCAAAAGTTAAGCATTCTAAAAAGAGACGAAAGGAAGCAAGCAGTTCCGAAGAGCCAAGGAATAAACATATAATGAGCCCAAAAGGGTAA
- the NKTR gene encoding NK-tumor recognition protein isoform X3 has translation MGAQDRPQCHFDIEINREPVGRIMFQLFSDICPKTCKNFLCLCSGEKGLGKTTGKKLCYKGSTFHRVVKNFMIQGGDFSEGNGKGGESIYGGYFKDENFILKHDRAFLLSMANRGKHTNGSQFFITTKPAPHLDGVHVVFGLVISGFEVIEQIENLKTDAASRPYADVRVIDCGVLATKSSKDVFEKKRKKPTHSEDSGSSSNSSSSSESSSESEIEHERSRRRKHKRRPKVKHSKKRRKEASSSEEPRNKHIMSPKGYSERSDTNEKRSVDSNAKREKPVVRPEEIPPVPENRFLLRRDMPLVTVEPEPKIPDVPPIVSDQKPSVSKSGRKIKGRGTIRYHTPPRSRSCSESDDDDSSETPPHWKEEMQRLRAYRPPSGEKWSKGDKLSDPCSSRWDERSLSQRSRSWSYNGYYSDLSTARHSDGHHKKRRKEKKVKHKKKAKKQKHCRRHKQTKKRRIIVPSDIESSKSSTRRMKSSCDRERRSRSSSLSSHHSSKRDWSKSDKDDQSSSTHSSRDSYRSKSHSQSYSRGSSRSRTPSKSSSHSRSRSKSRSSSKSGHQRTASKSPKRTASQLSENKPVKTEPLRTTVPQNENVIVQAVVAENIPVIPLSDSPPPSRWKPGQKPWKPSYERIQEMKAKTTHLLPIQSTYSLANIKETGSSSSYHKREKNSESDRSAYSKYSDRSSESSPRSRSRSSRSRSYSRSYTRSRSLASSRSRSRSPSSRSHSRNKYSDHSQCSRSSSYSSVSSDDRRRAKRKYRSSGKKNNTSRKRHSSSSEKTLRHKYMKSRDKSCQRKYSESRSSLDYSSDSEQSSVQVTQSAQEKEKQVQKEMNNKQERNRDEEKSKPEQECPRSKKRALKENLSDHLRNGSKHKRKNYAGSKWDSESNSERDGTKNSKNISRPSSDKEEGEATSDSESEFGEIHIKAKSTTKSSASTSLPDGNGAWKSSKQRSSTSDSEGSYSNSENARRKARKHKHGSKENLKREQTKKAKEKLKGKKDKKHKAPKRKQAFHWQPPLEFGEEEEEEISEKQVTQEAKEKKQVSENSETLKESIVQTEKSCEEGNLSGKCNTVMIPSDIDQPTKDDSKLSISPRALNTDENVAASPSNVQHIAEIVSSGVEDVLQTDDNMEICTPDRSSPAKEASPLGNSRLDTPDINIVLKQDVHTERPEGEELKQESSTSESKTMGDMGKQDGGPTGIAGAAESTVKREVAEKSQIGLLDNKWKPLQGVGNVAAPAATTSSTVEVKALTAAPEMKPQGLRIEIKSKNKVRPGSLFDEVRKTARLNRRPRNQESSSDEQTPSRDGDSQSRSPSRSRSKSETKSRHRTRSVSYSHSRSRSRSSTSSYRSRSYSRSRSRGWYSRGRSRSRSSSYRSYKSHRTSSRSRSRSSSYDPHSRSSRSYTYDSYYSRSRSRSRSQRSDSYHRGRSYSRRSSSGVAWGPPEQAGLTQKVVWPLRAAARN, from the exons ttgGTCGCATTATGTTTCAGCTCTTCTCAGACATATGTCCAAAAACATGCAAAAACTTCCTTTGCCTATGCTCAG gaGAGAAAGGCCTTGGGAAAACAACTGGGAAGAAGTTATGTTATAAAGGTTCCACATTCCATCGTGTGGTTAAAAACTTTATGATTCAGGGTGGGGACTTCAGCGAAG GTAATGGAAAAGGTGGAGAATCAATTTATGGTGGATATTTTAAAG ATGAAAACTTTATTCTCAAACATGACAGAGCGTTCCTTTTGTCAATGGCAAATCGAGGGAAACATACCAATGGTTCCCAGTTTTTCAT TACTACCAAACCTGCTCCACACTTGGATGG GGTGCATGTCGTCTTTGGATTGGTTATTTCTGGTTTTGAAGTAATTGAACAGATTGAAAATCTGAAAACCGATGCTGCAAGCAGACCTTATGCAGATGTGCGAGTAATTGACTGTGGGGTGCTTGCCACAAAATCATCAAAAGATG tttttgagaaaaaaaggaagaaaccaacTCATTCAGAAGACTCGGGTTCCTCTTCcaattcctcttcctcttcagaaTCTTCTTCAGAAAGTGAAATTGAACatgagagaagcagaaggaggaaacATAAGAGGAGGCCAAAAGTTAAGCATTCTAAAAAGAGACGAAAGGAAGCAAGCAGTTCCGAAGAGCCAAGGAATAAACATATAATGAGCCCAAAAGG TTACTCTGAGAGGAGTGATACCAATGAAAAAAGGTCAGTTGATTCAAATGCTAAAAGGGAAAAGCCTGTGGTCCGACCAGAAGAGATTCCCCCGGTTCCAGAGAACCGATTTTTACTGAGAAGAGATATGCCTCTTGTCACAGTGGAACCTGAACC gaagaTTCCTGATGTTCCACCCATTGTAAGTGATCAGAAACCATCTGTATCAAAATCTGGACGGAAGATTAAAGGAAGGGGTACAATT cgCTATCACACACCTCCAAGATCAAGATCATGTTCTGAATCAGACGATGATGATAGCAGTGAAACTCCTCCTCACTGGAAAGAGGAAATGCAGAGATTAAGAGCATACAGACCACCTAGTGGAGAAAAATGGAGTAAAGGAGACAA ATTAAGTGACCCCTGTTCAAGCCGATGGGATGAGAGAAGCTTGTCCCAGAGATCCAGATCATGGTCCTATAATGGATATTATTCAGACCTTAGTACGGCAAGACACTCCGATGGTCACCATAAAAAacgcagaaaagagaaaaaggtgaaGCATAAAAAGAAAGCGAAAAAGCAGAAACACTGCAGAAGACACAAGCAGACTAAGAAGAGAAGGATTATTGTACCATCTGACATAGAATCCTCAAAATCTTCCACCCGACGAATGAAATCCTCTTGTGATAGAGAAAGGAGATCTCGTTCTTCCTCGTTATCGTCTCATCACTCATCAAAGAGGGACTGGTCTAAATCTGATAAGGATGACCAGAGCTCTTCAACCCATTCCAGCAGGGACTCCTACAGATCTAAATCTCACTCACAGTCTTATTCTAGAGGAAGCTCAAGATCAAGGACTCCATCAAAATCTTCATCACATTCTCGAAGTAGATCAAAGTCCAGATCTAGTTCCAAGTCAGGGCACCAAAGGACAGCATCAAAATCACCAAAAAGAACAGCCTCTCAGTTAAGTGAAAACAAACCGGTTAAAACAGAACCTTTAAGAACAACAGTgccacaaaatgaaaatgtcataGTACAAGCGGTGGTGGCAGAAAATATTCCTGTAATACCACTGAGTGACAGTCCCCCTCCTTCAAGGTGGAAGCCTGGACAGAAGCCCTGGAAGCCCTCTTATGAGCGAATTCAGGAAATGAAAGCTAAAACAACCCACTTGCTGCCCATCCAAAGCACTTACAGTTTAGCAAATATTAAAGAGACTGGAAGTTCATCATCCtaccacaaaagagaaaaaaattcagaaagtgaTCGGAGTGCTTATTCAAAATACAGTGACAGAAGTTCAGAAAGCTCACCAAGGTCAAGGAGCAGATCTTCTAGGAGTAGATCTTATTCCAGATCATACACAAGGTCACGAAGTCTAGCTAGTTCACGTTCGAGGTCTAGGTCTCCCTCATCTAGATCTCATTCACGAAATAAATACAGTGATCATTCACAGTGTAGTAGATCATCGTCGTACTCTTCTGTTAGCAGTGATGATAGAAGACGAGCCAAGAGAAAATACAGATCCAGCgggaagaaaaataacacttCTCGTAAAAGGCACAGCAGCAGTTCCGAAAAGACGCTTCgccataaatatatgaaaagcagGGACAAGTCTTGTCAGAGAAAGTATAGCGAAAGCAGGTCATCTTTAGATTATTCTTCAGACAGTGAACAGTCAAGTGTTCAAGTTACACAGTCAGcccaggagaaagagaagcaagtccaaaaggaaatgaataataagcaagagagaaacagagatgaagagaaatcCAAGCCCGAACAAGAATGCCCTCGTTCAAAAAAAAGAGCCTTGAAAGAGAATCTTTCTGATCACCTTAGAAATGGCAGTAAgcacaaaagaaagaattatgcGGGAAGTAAATGGGACTCAGAATCAAACTCCGAACGAGATGGaactaaaaacagtaaaaatatttccCGGCCATCTTCTGATAAGGAGGAAGGTGAAGCCACATCAGATTCTGAGTCAGAGTTTGGTGAAATTCACATCAAAGCCAAATCCACAACAAAGTCTTCAGCAAGTACTTCACTGCCTGATGGTAATGGTGCTTGGAAGTCAAGTAAACAGCGGTCTTCAACCTCTGATTCTGAGGGGTCCTATTCCAATTCAGAAAACGCTAGAAGAAAGGCACGGAAGCACAAACACGGGTCaaaggaaaatcttaaaaggGAACAgaccaaaaaagcaaaagagaaattgaaagggaaaaaagacaaaaagcacaaGGCTCCAAAACGAAAACAAGCATTTCATTGGCAGCCTCCACTAGAAtttggtgaggaggaggaagaggagattaGCGAAAAGCAAGTTACTCaggaggcaaaagagaaaaaacaagtttCTGAAAACAGTGAAACCTTGAAAGAAAGTATTGTGCAAACTGAGAAGTCCTGTGAAGAGGGCAACCTTTCAGGTAAATGTAATACAGTAATGATTCCATCAGATATCGACCAGCCTACTAAAGATGATAGTAAACTCAGCATTTCTCCTAGAGCTTTAAATACTGATGAAAATGTAGCTGCTTCTCCCTCAAACGTTCAGCATATTGCAGAAATTGTCTCAAGTGGAGTGGAAGATGTGCTTCAGACAGATGACAACATGGAGATTTGCACTCCTGATAGGAGTTCCCCAGCAAAGGAGGCATCCCCTCTAGGAAACTCAAGGCTCGACACCCCAgatataaacattgttttaaagcaGGATGTGCACACGGAGCGTCCTGAGGGAGAGGAGCTAAAGCAGGAAAGCAGCACGTCTGAAAGCAAAACAATGGGGGACATGGGCAAACAGGACGGCGGCCCCACTGGCATTGCCGGTGCTGCAGAAAGCACTGTGAAGAGAGAGGTGGCTGAGAAGAGCCAGATCGGTCTCTTAGATAATAAATGGAAGCCCCTGCAAGGTGTGGGGAATGTGGCCGCCCCGGCTGCTACTACATCCAGCACTGTGGAAGTGAAGGCATTGACTGCTGCACCTGAGATGAAGCCACAAGGCTTGAGGatagaaatcaaaagcaaaaataaagtccGGCCTGGGTCTCTCTTTGATGAAGTAAGAAAGACAGCACGCTTAAACCGGAGGCCAAGAAATCAGGAGAGTTCAAGTGATGAGCAGACACCTAGTCGGGATGGGGATAGCCAGTCCAGGAGTCCAAGCAGATCTCGAAGTAAATCTGAAACcaaatcaagacacagaacaagGTCTGTCTCCTACAGTCACTCAAGAAGTCGATCACGAAGTTCCACATCGTCTTATCG ATCAAGAAGCTACTCTAGAAGTCGGAGCAGAGGGTGGTACAGCAGAGGCCGCTCAAGAAGCCGGAGCAGCTCCTACCGCAGTTACAAAAGCCACAG GACATCCAGCAGGAGCAGATCCAGGAGCAGCTCGTACGACCCCCACAGTCGGTCCAG CAGGTCCTACACTTACGATAGCTACTATAGCAGGAGTCGGAGTCGAAGTAGGAGCCAGAGGAGTGACAGTTACCACCGAGGCAGAAGTTACAGCAGGCGGTCCAG